A single Gemmatimonadota bacterium DNA region contains:
- a CDS encoding HAMP domain-containing protein has translation MFPRNLREGLWPRLLVSHIALATIPVLIVGLLLLATARRSIEDTVADGNLEVARRASNEIRLYIEQAQRVIDLAADNMDMIDATDAVYQQLIDNLVIRQDFLGELAVLDLSGSERLTTRLEGPLRARPDLALPPEDGTTISAVFIAGDGLPAVTIIVPVRRLDEHTGYLAARVSLKDMWDLVDNIQLGEGQREGFGNAYVATGNGRLIAHPERERVYRQDDLSGSPVGTALGERQSGTLVYNGASGEMVAAFATVTPIGWKVVIEQPADRAFARSRDMILGISVLMVISAAVASLIGVLVVRKIVRPIYELVRGAQLFARGRLTHTIETPGHGELTTLAREFNQMARELLEKERRLKQAERLATLSKFATILSHEIRNPLNSMIINLRILKRDMEKQNGDLDKPGGHYEKVISEIWRIDSLVENFLNYARPPDLVPFPHDINEVLDEVVATHRGTAQERGVRIDTRYQKGELPVSVDVNQIKQVFLNIMLNAFDAMEAGGTLTISTERAPPRNRGDLTVEGFGESPQVHIKFEDTGRGIDPGRLDRIFEVYYTSKSTGTGLGLPIAQQIVEKHGGVISVESTPGKGTAFTLTLPALEAEVAEPSAGQAPGNADAE, from the coding sequence ATGTTTCCCAGAAACTTACGAGAAGGGTTGTGGCCACGGCTGCTCGTGTCCCATATCGCGCTGGCCACCATTCCGGTGCTGATCGTCGGACTGCTTCTGCTCGCCACGGCCCGCCGTTCGATCGAGGACACGGTGGCGGACGGCAACCTCGAGGTCGCACGCCGGGCGAGCAACGAGATCCGCTTGTATATCGAACAGGCGCAGCGCGTGATCGACCTCGCCGCGGACAACATGGACATGATCGACGCGACGGACGCGGTGTACCAGCAGTTGATCGACAACCTGGTCATCCGGCAGGACTTCCTCGGCGAACTGGCCGTGCTTGACCTGTCGGGAAGCGAAAGGCTGACGACGCGGCTCGAAGGGCCGTTGCGGGCACGGCCGGACCTGGCGCTTCCTCCGGAGGACGGGACCACGATCTCCGCGGTGTTCATTGCGGGCGACGGCCTGCCCGCGGTGACGATCATCGTGCCCGTGCGGCGTCTCGACGAGCACACGGGATACCTCGCAGCGCGGGTGAGCCTGAAGGACATGTGGGACCTGGTGGACAACATTCAACTGGGGGAGGGACAGCGGGAAGGATTCGGCAACGCCTACGTCGCGACCGGCAACGGCCGCCTGATAGCCCATCCTGAACGGGAAAGGGTGTACCGCCAGGACGATTTGTCCGGCTCCCCCGTCGGCACGGCACTGGGTGAACGGCAGAGCGGCACGCTGGTCTACAACGGGGCGTCGGGTGAGATGGTCGCCGCATTCGCGACCGTCACGCCGATCGGGTGGAAGGTCGTCATCGAACAACCGGCGGACCGGGCCTTTGCCAGGTCTCGTGACATGATCCTGGGAATCAGCGTACTCATGGTGATCAGCGCGGCGGTCGCTTCGCTGATCGGTGTGCTCGTCGTCCGCAAAATCGTCCGCCCGATCTACGAACTGGTGCGCGGCGCACAGTTGTTCGCCCGGGGCAGGCTGACCCATACCATCGAAACGCCGGGCCATGGCGAACTGACGACCCTGGCCCGGGAGTTCAACCAGATGGCCCGCGAACTGCTGGAGAAGGAACGCCGCTTGAAACAGGCCGAGCGGCTGGCGACGCTGAGCAAATTCGCCACCATACTCTCCCACGAGATCCGGAATCCGCTCAATTCCATGATCATCAACCTCAGGATTCTCAAGCGGGACATGGAGAAGCAGAACGGCGACCTGGATAAACCGGGCGGGCACTATGAGAAGGTGATTTCGGAAATCTGGCGTATCGACAGCCTCGTCGAGAACTTCCTGAACTACGCTCGGCCGCCCGATCTGGTGCCTTTCCCCCACGACATCAACGAGGTGCTCGACGAAGTCGTCGCGACCCACCGGGGCACGGCCCAGGAACGGGGCGTCCGCATCGACACCCGGTACCAAAAAGGCGAACTGCCGGTATCGGTCGATGTCAACCAGATCAAGCAGGTGTTTTTGAATATCATGCTGAATGCTTTCGACGCCATGGAGGCCGGAGGCACGCTTACGATCTCCACGGAACGGGCGCCGCCCCGCAACCGCGGCGACCTGACCGTGGAGGGCTTCGGCGAAAGCCCCCAGGTCCACATTAAATTCGAAGATACGGGAAGGGGTATTGATCCCGGCCGGCTGGATCGTATATTCGAGGTGTACTACACGTCCAAGTCGACCGGTACGGGCCTGGGCCTGCCCATCGCCCAGCAGATCGTAGAAAAACACGGGGGCGTGATCTCGGTCGAAAGCACACCCGGCAAGGGGACGGCCTTCACGCTGACCCTGCCGGCGCTGGAAGCGGAAGTCGCCGAGCCTTCCGCCGGACAGGCACCCGGTAACGCTGATGCGGAGTAG
- a CDS encoding MarR family transcriptional regulator — MMQRKPTTGPEGKLIERFVYAVEHLNRLMFSGRITELRRLHVNTHQMNTLFLLGYFGPLKMSDIAGELGTSIAHTTIIVKNLVQKEYVKRGTSRTDRRLIICELTDLGREATEVFLRHARQRALQIAERWDAESLESVVDSLELLWQTEDEVLKSAGANSKQQTPGPGLEPG, encoded by the coding sequence ATGATGCAGAGAAAACCAACGACAGGCCCGGAAGGAAAACTGATCGAAAGGTTCGTATATGCGGTTGAACATCTGAATCGTTTGATGTTCAGCGGTCGTATTACAGAACTCCGCCGCCTTCACGTGAATACGCACCAGATGAACACCTTGTTCCTGCTGGGATACTTCGGCCCGTTGAAGATGAGCGATATCGCCGGCGAACTGGGCACTTCGATCGCTCACACGACGATCATCGTGAAGAACCTGGTTCAAAAGGAATATGTTAAGCGAGGCACGAGTCGGACTGACCGCAGGCTGATTATCTGTGAACTGACCGATCTCGGCAGGGAAGCTACGGAAGTGTTCTTGAGACACGCACGACAACGTGCGTTGCAGATCGCGGAGAGGTGGGATGCGGAGAGTCTGGAGTCCGTGGTAGATTCGTTGGAACTGTTGTGGCAGACCGAAGACGAAGTACTGAAATCAGCAGGGGCAAATTCAAAGCAGCAAACTCCGGGGCCAGGACTCGAACCTGGATAG
- a CDS encoding PLP-dependent transferase — protein sequence MPRNKKGLSTRSVHGGEHRDKPFSSVTNPIVQTSTYVFQNTRELIDYTTGEVDREEYGRYGNPTKSVAERKIAELEGGEDAALFSSGMSAFTSVLLAMLSSGAHVIVMDECYRRSRQFCRQILPRYNIDVTFVKTGDYDELASAITSKTRLIVSESPTNPYLNVIDLEKVVEIAARHRVKVLIDGTFATPYNQKPLEFGIDLVLHSATKYLGGHNDLLSGAVVGSAPLIAAVREFRDVTGGIVDPHGAYLLIRGLKTFALRMEQHNANGLAVARYLEGHPRIRKTYYPGLESHAGHEIARRQMSGFGGVVSFEVDGDMDTTIRFIDAVRIPYIAPSLGGVESLIEQPAIMSFYEMDRSERLEIGIKDELVRFSVGIENADDLIADLDQALGQI from the coding sequence ATGCCGCGTAACAAGAAGGGACTGTCCACCCGCTCCGTGCATGGCGGGGAACACCGCGACAAACCGTTTTCGTCGGTGACCAATCCCATCGTCCAGACCTCCACCTACGTCTTTCAGAATACCCGGGAGTTGATCGACTACACGACGGGAGAGGTCGACCGGGAGGAATACGGACGCTACGGCAACCCCACCAAGTCGGTGGCGGAACGCAAGATCGCCGAGCTTGAAGGCGGTGAGGACGCCGCCCTGTTCTCTTCGGGGATGAGCGCCTTTACCTCCGTGCTGCTCGCCATGCTCTCCTCGGGCGCCCACGTGATCGTCATGGACGAGTGCTACCGGCGCAGCCGCCAGTTCTGCCGGCAGATCCTCCCGCGCTACAATATCGACGTGACCTTCGTCAAGACGGGCGATTACGATGAACTGGCCTCGGCGATCACCTCGAAGACCCGGCTCATCGTATCCGAATCTCCCACGAACCCGTACCTGAACGTGATCGACCTGGAGAAGGTCGTGGAGATCGCCGCCCGGCACCGGGTAAAGGTGCTGATCGACGGCACGTTCGCCACGCCCTACAACCAGAAGCCGCTGGAATTCGGGATCGACCTGGTCCTCCACAGCGCCACGAAGTACCTGGGCGGCCACAACGACCTGCTGTCCGGCGCCGTCGTGGGCAGCGCGCCGCTCATCGCCGCCGTCCGCGAGTTCCGCGACGTCACGGGGGGCATCGTCGACCCGCACGGCGCGTACCTGCTGATCCGCGGCCTGAAGACCTTCGCCCTGCGCATGGAACAGCACAACGCGAACGGCCTGGCCGTCGCCCGTTACCTGGAAGGCCATCCGCGCATCCGGAAGACGTACTATCCCGGACTGGAAAGCCATGCGGGTCATGAAATCGCGCGCAGGCAGATGAGCGGTTTCGGCGGCGTGGTGAGCTTCGAGGTCGACGGCGACATGGATACGACCATCCGCTTCATCGACGCGGTGCGCATCCCCTATATCGCACCGAGCCTGGGCGGCGTGGAGAGCCTGATCGAGCAGCCCGCCATCATGTCCTTCTATGAAATGGACCGGTCCGAGCGCCTCGAGATCGGCATCAAGGACGAACTCGTCCGGTTTTCCGTGGGGATCGAAAACGCCGACGATCTGATCGCAGATCTGGACCAGGCCCTGGGACAGATCTAG
- a CDS encoding methylmalonyl-CoA mutase — protein MDGIKRKPKEVESGGRPLRKPSFTNISGSPVEGLYTAGRQSGAGYLRDEGYPGQYPYTRGIHASLYRGRPWTIRQFSGFGSAADSNARFKFLLEQGQNGLSVAFDVPTLMGLDSDHPSSEGEVGVCGVAVDTLEDMETLFTGIPLDRISTSMTINAPAAVLLAMYLALAEKRGISWTGLRGTLQNDILKEYIAQKEWICPPASAVGFVSDTVVFCTERVPRWNPVSISGYHIREAGATAAQELAFTLADGFAYVDACMASGLDVDRFASRLSFFFNAHIDFFEEIAKFRAARRIWARHMRRRYGARSERSWMLRFHTQTAGCSLTAQQPENNIVRTAVEALSAVLGGTQSLHTNALDEAYALPSEKAARIAVRTQQIIAHETGVTDTVDPLGGSYYVESLTNRLEEEAEAYFKKIDGFGGMVGAIESGFPQREIMAAANRYQAEIEDRERIITGVNDFVAPENRDLETLRIDPRIEREQRSRLDAVRRRRDGSAARHALDDLGTALRNGENIMPPMLDAVKAYATLGEIVGVMQEVHGLYEEPAAY, from the coding sequence ATGGACGGCATCAAAAGAAAGCCGAAGGAAGTTGAAAGCGGGGGGCGGCCCCTGCGCAAGCCTTCCTTCACCAATATCTCCGGATCTCCCGTGGAAGGGTTGTATACGGCCGGCCGGCAGTCCGGTGCCGGTTATCTGCGCGACGAAGGATACCCGGGGCAGTACCCCTACACGCGCGGGATCCACGCTTCCCTGTACCGCGGCAGGCCCTGGACCATCCGGCAGTTCTCCGGCTTCGGTTCCGCGGCCGATTCCAACGCCCGTTTCAAGTTTCTCCTGGAACAGGGCCAGAACGGCCTGTCGGTGGCTTTCGACGTACCCACGCTGATGGGGCTGGATTCGGATCACCCCTCCTCCGAAGGCGAAGTGGGCGTCTGCGGGGTCGCCGTCGACACGCTGGAAGACATGGAGACCCTGTTTACCGGCATCCCGCTTGACCGGATCAGCACGTCCATGACCATCAACGCCCCGGCCGCCGTGCTGTTGGCCATGTACCTGGCCCTGGCGGAGAAAAGAGGCATATCCTGGACCGGGTTGCGGGGCACGCTGCAGAACGACATCCTGAAAGAATACATCGCGCAGAAGGAGTGGATCTGCCCGCCGGCCTCCGCGGTAGGCTTCGTATCCGATACGGTGGTTTTCTGCACGGAGCGCGTACCCCGGTGGAACCCCGTCAGCATCAGCGGGTACCACATCCGGGAGGCGGGCGCGACGGCCGCCCAGGAACTGGCCTTCACATTGGCGGACGGATTTGCCTACGTCGACGCCTGCATGGCCTCCGGCCTCGATGTCGACCGCTTCGCGTCCCGGCTGTCCTTCTTCTTCAACGCCCACATCGATTTCTTCGAAGAGATCGCCAAGTTTCGCGCCGCCAGGAGGATCTGGGCGCGCCACATGCGCCGGCGGTACGGCGCCCGGTCCGAGCGGTCCTGGATGCTGCGCTTCCACACCCAGACCGCCGGGTGCAGCCTGACCGCGCAGCAGCCGGAGAACAACATCGTCCGTACGGCCGTGGAGGCACTGTCCGCGGTGCTGGGCGGCACCCAGTCGCTGCATACCAACGCGCTGGACGAAGCCTACGCGCTGCCCTCGGAAAAGGCGGCCCGCATCGCCGTGCGGACCCAGCAGATCATCGCCCATGAAACCGGCGTGACCGACACGGTCGATCCCCTGGGAGGATCTTACTACGTCGAATCCCTGACGAACCGGCTGGAAGAGGAGGCCGAGGCGTATTTCAAGAAGATCGACGGCTTCGGCGGCATGGTTGGGGCGATCGAGTCCGGCTTTCCCCAGCGCGAGATCATGGCCGCGGCCAACCGGTACCAGGCGGAGATCGAAGACCGGGAACGGATCATCACCGGCGTGAACGATTTCGTCGCCCCCGAGAACCGCGACCTGGAGACGCTTCGCATCGATCCTCGCATTGAAAGGGAACAGCGAAGCCGCCTCGATGCGGTGCGGCGGCGGAGAGACGGGTCGGCGGCCCGGCACGCCCTCGATGACCTGGGGACCGCGCTGCGGAACGGGGAGAATATCATGCCGCCCATGCTGGACGCGGTGAAGGCCTACGCCACGCTGGGGGAGATCGTGGGCGTGATGCAGGAAGTGCACGGTCTGTACGAGGAACCCGCGGCCTATTGA
- a CDS encoding thiamine pyrophosphate-dependent dehydrogenase E1 component subunit alpha: protein MSESLELITTSSDEGTLPLPEPLCREIYDKMLTIRRFEEAVLEIYTQGLMRGLAHLYIGQEASAVGICSALNDDDYLTSTHRGHGHLIAKGGKVDRMMAEMMGKVDGYNRGKGGTMHIADMSLGILGANGIVGGGMGMATGAALSGKMRDSGQVAVCFFGDGAINQGAFLESANLASVWSLPVLFVCENNHYGEYTAASDVTAVREHVAERAAGFNMPAMVVDGNDAVAVHQTAVEMVKRARAGEGPCLIENKTYRYRGHHVGDGDPEKTYRTQEETDTWLAKDPIPRFARRMLKAGMVDETELESIDADITKRVEDAVAFANESPYPTADEVTDHVYA from the coding sequence ATGTCCGAATCCCTGGAGCTGATCACGACCTCCAGCGACGAAGGAACGCTGCCGCTGCCCGAGCCGCTGTGCCGGGAAATCTACGACAAAATGCTGACTATTCGGCGTTTCGAGGAGGCCGTTCTGGAGATCTACACCCAGGGCCTGATGCGCGGCCTGGCGCACCTGTACATCGGCCAGGAAGCCTCGGCCGTGGGCATCTGCTCGGCGTTGAACGACGACGATTACCTCACCAGCACCCACCGGGGCCACGGCCACCTGATCGCCAAGGGCGGCAAGGTGGACCGCATGATGGCGGAAATGATGGGCAAGGTCGACGGCTACAACCGCGGCAAGGGCGGCACCATGCACATCGCCGACATGAGCCTGGGCATCCTGGGCGCCAACGGCATCGTCGGAGGCGGCATGGGCATGGCGACCGGCGCGGCCCTGAGCGGAAAGATGCGCGATTCCGGGCAAGTGGCCGTATGCTTCTTCGGCGACGGCGCCATCAACCAGGGCGCCTTCCTGGAATCCGCCAACCTGGCTTCCGTCTGGTCGCTGCCCGTCCTGTTCGTCTGCGAAAACAATCACTATGGAGAATATACGGCCGCCAGCGACGTAACGGCCGTCCGGGAACACGTGGCCGAACGGGCCGCGGGGTTCAACATGCCGGCCATGGTGGTGGACGGCAACGACGCCGTTGCGGTGCACCAGACCGCGGTGGAGATGGTAAAGCGGGCCCGGGCCGGCGAGGGGCCGTGCCTGATCGAGAACAAGACCTACCGGTACCGTGGGCACCACGTGGGCGACGGCGACCCGGAAAAGACCTACCGGACCCAGGAGGAGACGGACACCTGGCTCGCGAAAGATCCCATTCCCCGCTTCGCCCGGCGCATGCTGAAGGCGGGCATGGTCGACGAGACGGAACTGGAGTCCATCGACGCGGACATCACGAAGCGGGTGGAAGACGCCGTGGCCTTCGCCAACGAATCCCCCTATCCCACGGCCGACGAGGTGACCGACCATGTCTACGCCTGA
- a CDS encoding alpha-ketoacid dehydrogenase subunit beta: MSTPERVITYGEAVREAIAEEMRRDETVFFMGEDVAAAGGVFKVTVGLLDEFGEDRVRDTPISEAGIMGAGVGAALTGMRPIVEIMFGDFITIAMDQIVNQAAKMCYMTGGQAKVPLTIRTTIGAGRSSAAQHSQSLQAWLSHIPGVKVAIPSTPADLKGLLKSSIRDDNPTVIYEDKMMYALKGPVPEDDDYTIPFGVADIKREGSDVTLVATSSMVHTALKAADMLEKEGVSIEVVDPRTLSPLDMDTIIRSVEKTSRAVVVDEAYQSYGVTGELASRIADDAFDYLDAPVKRVGAMDVPVPFSPGLEPQTIPDEAKLVQTVQGLFHDVPV, from the coding sequence ATGTCTACGCCTGAGCGTGTGATTACCTACGGCGAAGCAGTCCGCGAGGCCATCGCGGAGGAGATGCGGCGGGATGAGACCGTCTTCTTCATGGGAGAGGACGTGGCCGCCGCGGGAGGGGTCTTCAAGGTCACCGTGGGGCTGCTCGACGAGTTCGGCGAAGACCGGGTGCGGGACACGCCCATATCGGAAGCGGGCATCATGGGCGCCGGCGTGGGCGCCGCCCTGACGGGCATGCGGCCCATCGTCGAGATCATGTTCGGCGACTTCATCACCATCGCCATGGACCAGATCGTCAACCAGGCGGCCAAGATGTGTTACATGACCGGCGGACAGGCCAAAGTGCCGCTGACGATCCGGACCACGATCGGCGCGGGCCGTTCTTCGGCGGCCCAGCATTCCCAGAGCCTGCAGGCCTGGCTGTCCCATATACCCGGCGTCAAGGTGGCCATCCCCTCCACGCCGGCCGACCTGAAGGGCCTGCTCAAGTCCTCCATCCGCGACGACAACCCCACCGTCATCTACGAAGACAAGATGATGTACGCCCTGAAGGGGCCAGTGCCCGAAGACGACGACTACACCATACCCTTCGGCGTGGCCGACATAAAGCGGGAAGGGTCGGACGTGACCCTTGTCGCCACCTCGAGCATGGTGCACACCGCGCTCAAGGCCGCGGACATGCTGGAAAAGGAGGGCGTCAGCATCGAGGTGGTGGATCCCAGGACACTGTCCCCCCTCGATATGGACACGATCATACGTTCCGTCGAGAAGACCAGCCGCGCCGTGGTGGTCGACGAAGCCTACCAGAGCTACGGAGTCACGGGCGAACTGGCCTCCCGGATCGCCGACGATGCCTTCGACTACCTGGACGCCCCCGTGAAGCGCGTGGGGGCCATGGACGTCCCCGTACCCTTCAGTCCCGGGCTGGAACCGCAGACCATTCCCGACGAGGCGAAACTGGTCCAGACCGTTCAGGGCCTGTTCCACGACGTCCCCGTATAG
- a CDS encoding dicarboxylate/amino acid:cation symporter: MNLWRLPLHWKIIIGLILGLFYGILSAAMGWSRFTEDWITPFGDIFLNLLKVIAVPLVLGSLIMGVASLSDVRKLSRIGGRTIAIYILTTTVSVTIGLVMVNLLEPGTGVPQGLQEQLQAAYQTDAESDMERAETARERGPLQVFVDMTPDNIFGALSNNGRMLQVVFFSLLFGVALVLIPSDKSKPLVDFFSGLTSVIIQIVNMIMVVAPIGVFALIAKTINQVAQDDLSAVGELLGALGFYCLVVLLGLLIHGIITYPVMLKIFSNMKIGRFFRGIAPAQLLAFSSSSSGATLPVTMDVSQRNLGVSKEVSSFVLPLGATINMDGTALYQAVAAVFIAQALGLGLDMTAQLQIVLTAVLASIGTAAVPGAGIIMLIIILETIGVPAAGIALILGVDRILDMCRTAVNVTGDAAVATSVDAMEKRAAARQSA; this comes from the coding sequence ATGAACCTGTGGCGCCTTCCCCTGCACTGGAAGATCATCATCGGGTTGATTCTCGGATTGTTCTACGGGATCCTCTCCGCGGCCATGGGCTGGAGCCGGTTCACAGAGGACTGGATCACGCCCTTCGGCGACATCTTCCTGAACCTGCTCAAGGTCATCGCCGTTCCCCTCGTGCTGGGCTCGCTCATCATGGGCGTCGCCTCCCTGTCGGACGTGAGGAAACTGTCGCGCATCGGCGGCAGGACGATCGCCATTTACATCCTCACGACGACTGTCTCCGTGACCATCGGGCTCGTCATGGTCAATTTGCTCGAACCCGGGACGGGGGTGCCCCAGGGGTTGCAGGAACAGCTGCAGGCGGCCTACCAGACCGACGCGGAATCCGACATGGAACGGGCCGAAACGGCCAGGGAGCGGGGTCCGCTGCAGGTCTTCGTGGACATGACGCCCGATAACATCTTCGGCGCGCTGAGCAACAACGGGCGCATGCTCCAGGTCGTCTTCTTCTCACTCCTCTTCGGCGTTGCCCTGGTACTGATCCCGTCCGACAAGAGCAAACCCCTGGTGGATTTCTTCTCAGGACTCACGTCGGTCATCATCCAGATCGTGAACATGATCATGGTCGTCGCCCCGATCGGCGTCTTCGCCCTGATCGCCAAGACCATCAACCAGGTGGCCCAGGACGACCTGTCCGCCGTCGGTGAACTCCTTGGCGCCCTGGGCTTCTACTGCCTGGTGGTCCTCCTGGGGCTGCTGATCCACGGCATCATCACCTACCCGGTCATGCTCAAGATCTTCTCCAACATGAAAATCGGGCGGTTTTTCCGGGGGATCGCCCCGGCCCAGCTCCTGGCCTTCTCATCCAGTTCCAGCGGGGCCACGCTCCCGGTCACCATGGATGTGAGCCAACGGAATCTCGGGGTTTCAAAAGAGGTTTCGTCCTTCGTCCTGCCTCTCGGCGCCACGATCAACATGGACGGCACCGCGCTCTACCAGGCCGTGGCCGCCGTGTTCATCGCACAGGCCCTCGGTCTCGGGCTCGACATGACCGCCCAGTTGCAGATCGTCCTCACGGCCGTCCTCGCCTCCATCGGCACCGCCGCCGTGCCCGGCGCGGGCATCATCATGCTGATCATCATCCTGGAGACCATCGGCGTGCCGGCCGCGGGCATCGCGCTGATCCTCGGCGTCGACCGCATCCTCGACATGTGCCGCACCGCGGTGAACGTCACGGGCGACGCCGCCGTGGCGACCTCGGTGGACGCCATGGAGAAACGGGCGGCCGCCCGTCAGTCCGCGTAA
- a CDS encoding dipeptidase: MRNVISYLEGQRTQALEGLKDFLRIPSVSTHPHHREDLRRCARFLAGELERIGMHNVAVNPTPGHPIVTADWLGAPGKPTVLLYGHYDVQPAEPFELWESDPFDPVIRGDNLYARGSTDDKGQVWLHVKALEAHLRENGRLPVNVRLLIEGEEEVSSENLEAYLESHREALAADVVVISDTSMFDYEQPSIGYALRGMAYMEVRLEGPNKDLHSGVYGGAVPNPLNVLSEMLGKMVDGDGRITVPGFYDDVLALGDEERASLATLPFDEEGFAGRLGLPEATGEKGYSTLERLWARPTLDVNGMLGGFTGEGSKTVIPSKAMAKVSMRLVPNQDPEKIARSFEDYVRSLAPPSVKVEVIHHGTGKPVLTARDHPAVTAAHEAITRGFGKEPVYIREGGSIPVVAMFEEILSLPTVLMAFGLPDCDAHAPNEKFHLPNFYRGIDSAAWFYEEYGRYAD; the protein is encoded by the coding sequence ATGAGAAACGTCATTTCCTACCTGGAAGGACAGCGGACCCAGGCCCTGGAGGGCTTGAAGGACTTCCTCCGCATTCCCAGCGTGAGCACCCATCCCCACCACCGCGAGGACCTGCGCCGGTGCGCCCGGTTCCTCGCCGGCGAACTGGAGCGGATCGGCATGCATAACGTGGCCGTGAATCCCACGCCCGGCCATCCCATCGTGACGGCGGATTGGCTCGGTGCGCCCGGCAAGCCCACCGTCCTGTTATACGGCCACTACGACGTCCAGCCCGCCGAACCCTTTGAGTTGTGGGAAAGCGATCCTTTCGATCCCGTGATCCGGGGCGACAACCTCTACGCCCGCGGATCGACGGACGACAAGGGGCAGGTCTGGCTGCACGTGAAGGCCCTGGAGGCCCACCTGCGTGAGAACGGCCGGTTGCCGGTGAACGTCCGCTTGCTGATCGAAGGCGAGGAAGAGGTTTCGAGCGAGAACCTGGAAGCATACCTGGAAAGCCACAGGGAAGCACTGGCGGCGGACGTGGTGGTCATATCCGACACGTCCATGTTCGACTATGAACAGCCCTCGATCGGGTATGCCCTGCGGGGCATGGCCTACATGGAGGTCCGGCTCGAGGGACCCAACAAGGACCTGCATTCGGGCGTCTACGGCGGCGCGGTGCCCAACCCCCTGAACGTGCTTTCCGAGATGCTGGGCAAGATGGTGGACGGCGACGGAAGGATCACCGTGCCCGGTTTCTACGACGATGTCCTGGCCCTTGGCGATGAAGAGCGTGCGTCGCTTGCCACGCTACCCTTCGACGAGGAAGGATTCGCCGGGAGACTGGGACTGCCGGAAGCCACGGGCGAGAAAGGCTACTCGACCCTGGAACGCCTGTGGGCGAGGCCCACCCTCGATGTAAACGGGATGCTGGGAGGATTCACGGGCGAGGGATCGAAGACCGTGATCCCTTCGAAGGCCATGGCCAAGGTGAGCATGCGCCTCGTGCCGAACCAGGACCCCGAAAAGATCGCCAGGTCGTTCGAAGACTACGTCAGAAGCCTCGCACCGCCCTCGGTCAAGGTGGAAGTCATCCATCACGGCACGGGCAAGCCGGTCCTCACGGCGCGGGACCATCCCGCGGTGACGGCCGCCCACGAGGCCATTACGCGGGGCTTCGGCAAGGAGCCCGTCTACATCCGGGAGGGCGGCAGCATCCCGGTGGTGGCCATGTTCGAGGAGATTCTGAGCCTGCCCACGGTCCTGATGGCCTTCGGCCTGCCCGACTGCGACGCCCACGCGCCCAACGAGAAGTTCCACCTGCCCAATTTCTACCGGGGTATCGACAGCGCGGCCTGGTTCTACGAGGAATACGGCCGTTACGCGGACTGA